Proteins encoded by one window of Candidatus Schekmanbacteria bacterium RIFCSPLOWO2_02_FULL_38_14:
- a CDS encoding UDP-glucose 6-dehydrogenase gives MNICVIGTGYVGLVTGAVFADLGNDVICVDSDEKKIEMLNKNIMPIYEPGLEEMVSRNFSDKRLVFTSNLEMGVKRSDVIFIAVGTPPKENGETDLTYIEEAARGIAKYIDKYKVIVNKSTVPVGTGDFVREIIEKNKKTNVDFDVLSNPEFLREGSAIRDTLHPDRIVIGAPSKQVAMVLLELYATLERPMIITDIYSAEMIKYASNSFLALKISFINSVADLCEKTGANVTDVAKGMGLDSRIGQNFLDPGLGYGGSCFPKDVDSFIKTAERFSHQFEILKAAVEVNRQRCPKFINKMKNVLGTLKGKTIGILGLSFKPNTDDIREAKSLELISFLINEGANIRAYDPVAMDNTKALFPGITYCSNPYELAEGCDALAIVTEWREFRFLNLEKIKQAMKRPVIFDGRNIYDPARKKKLGFEYYSIGRQKC, from the coding sequence ATGAACATCTGCGTCATTGGCACAGGCTATGTCGGACTTGTAACAGGCGCTGTATTTGCAGACCTTGGTAATGATGTGATATGCGTTGACAGCGATGAGAAAAAAATTGAAATGCTGAATAAAAACATAATGCCAATCTACGAGCCCGGGCTTGAAGAAATGGTATCAAGAAATTTTTCTGACAAAAGACTTGTCTTTACCTCTAATCTGGAAATGGGAGTAAAAAGATCAGATGTGATTTTCATAGCTGTTGGAACGCCTCCGAAAGAAAACGGAGAAACTGATTTGACATATATAGAGGAAGCAGCAAGAGGAATAGCCAAATATATTGATAAATACAAGGTCATAGTCAACAAATCTACTGTTCCTGTTGGCACCGGCGATTTTGTAAGAGAAATCATTGAAAAGAATAAAAAAACTAATGTTGATTTTGATGTTCTATCAAACCCTGAATTTTTAAGAGAAGGCTCGGCAATAAGAGACACGCTGCACCCGGACAGAATTGTAATAGGCGCGCCATCAAAACAGGTAGCAATGGTTCTTCTTGAACTTTATGCTACCCTTGAAAGGCCAATGATTATAACTGACATTTACAGCGCTGAGATGATAAAGTATGCGTCAAACTCCTTCCTTGCATTAAAAATTTCATTTATTAACTCAGTTGCTGACCTGTGTGAAAAAACAGGTGCAAATGTAACTGATGTTGCAAAAGGAATGGGGCTTGACTCAAGAATTGGCCAGAATTTTCTGGACCCGGGTCTTGGCTACGGGGGTTCGTGTTTCCCAAAAGATGTTGACTCGTTTATAAAAACTGCTGAAAGATTCTCTCATCAGTTTGAAATACTAAAGGCTGCTGTAGAAGTAAACAGGCAGAGATGCCCAAAGTTTATAAACAAGATGAAAAATGTGCTCGGAACATTAAAGGGGAAGACTATAGGGATTCTTGGGCTTTCATTTAAACCCAACACTGATGATATAAGGGAAGCAAAATCCCTTGAACTGATATCATTTTTAATAAATGAAGGAGCCAATATAAGAGCATACGACCCTGTGGCAATGGATAATACAAAAGCCCTGTTTCCCGGTATCACTTACTGCAGCAACCCATACGAATTGGCAGAAGGATGTGATGCCCTTGCAATTGTAACGGAATGGAGAGAATTCAGATTTTTAAATCTTGAAAAAATCAAGCAGGCTATGAAACGTCCTGTTATTTTTGACGGAAGGAACATTTACGACCCTGCAAGAAAGAAAAAACTGGGATTTGAGTATTACAGCATAGGCAGACAAAAATGTTAA
- a CDS encoding YicC family protein, with amino-acid sequence MLKSMTGFGQGEASSNLHKIRIEIRSVNHRYLEISAKLPGILKSFERKAFEELKKNFSRGKFELFLNLDSNTSQPIKEIELDLRLAENYIKVLKELKDIYSLSGEITVSDVAKLRDIFILKESQDDESCIDRLFESALSQAISAIRESRISEGIIIEKDMRKRVLDILKSVQQIDEKKESFLLAYKDKLQERIKKISSGIEIDPAKIEEQIVLFAEKSDITEEVLRAKTHLENFLKLFKECEPVGRKMDFYIQEINREINTMSSKSSSVIVSETAVIVKAELEKIREQVQNVE; translated from the coding sequence ATGTTAAAAAGCATGACAGGATTCGGGCAGGGAGAAGCCAGCAGCAACCTGCATAAAATCAGAATTGAAATCCGCTCCGTCAATCACCGCTATCTTGAAATCTCCGCGAAACTTCCGGGAATATTAAAATCTTTTGAAAGAAAGGCTTTTGAAGAGCTTAAAAAAAATTTCTCCCGTGGAAAGTTTGAACTTTTTCTGAACCTTGATTCAAATACCAGCCAGCCTATCAAGGAAATAGAATTAGACCTCAGGCTTGCAGAAAACTATATAAAAGTCTTGAAGGAGTTAAAGGATATTTATTCTCTTTCGGGAGAAATCACTGTATCAGATGTTGCAAAACTGAGGGATATTTTTATTCTAAAAGAATCACAGGATGATGAAAGCTGCATTGACAGGCTTTTTGAATCAGCTCTTTCTCAGGCAATAAGCGCAATCAGGGAAAGCCGGATTTCAGAAGGAATTATCATTGAAAAGGATATGAGAAAAAGAGTTCTGGATATCTTGAAATCTGTTCAGCAGATTGATGAAAAAAAAGAGTCGTTTCTTCTTGCATATAAAGACAAACTGCAGGAAAGGATAAAAAAAATATCTTCAGGAATTGAAATAGACCCTGCAAAAATAGAGGAACAGATAGTGCTTTTTGCTGAGAAAAGCGACATCACAGAAGAAGTTTTAAGGGCTAAAACCCATCTTGAAAATTTTTTAAAGCTTTTTAAAGAATGCGAACCTGTTGGAAGAAAAATGGATTTCTACATACAGGAAATTAACCGCGAAATAAACACAATGAGCTCCAAAAGCAGCAGCGTGATTGTCTCAGAAACAGCAGTCATAGTGAAGGCTGAACTTGAAAAGATAAGAGAGCAGGTACAGAATGTTGAGTAG
- a CDS encoding guanylate kinase — MSRKNFLLIVSAPSGGGKTTLCKKLIESLPDIKLSVSYTTRTPRSGEINGNDYFFISGKRFREMKSKGAFAEWALVHGNYYGTTLKNVKEAMDRGNDLVLAIDTQGATKARKKFKNSLLVFVIPSSLKELEKRLKSRNADSFEEIEKRLKAALKEIKCIPRYDYLIINDNIHSALSELKSIVIAERIKVSRIKEKKFSLKNLL; from the coding sequence TTGAGTAGAAAAAACTTCCTTCTGATAGTTTCTGCGCCTTCAGGGGGAGGAAAAACCACTCTGTGCAAAAAACTAATTGAATCTCTCCCTGATATAAAACTCTCTGTTTCCTATACCACAAGAACGCCAAGAAGCGGTGAAATCAATGGAAATGATTATTTCTTCATCTCAGGCAAACGTTTCAGGGAAATGAAATCAAAGGGGGCTTTTGCCGAGTGGGCGCTGGTTCACGGGAATTATTATGGAACAACTTTAAAAAATGTAAAGGAAGCAATGGACAGGGGAAATGATCTGGTTTTAGCCATTGACACGCAGGGTGCCACAAAAGCAAGAAAGAAGTTCAAAAATTCGCTACTTGTCTTTGTAATCCCTTCTTCTTTAAAGGAACTTGAAAAAAGATTAAAAAGCAGGAATGCTGACTCCTTTGAGGAAATAGAGAAAAGGCTGAAAGCTGCCTTAAAGGAAATAAAATGTATTCCCAGATATGATTACCTGATAATTAATGACAATATCCATTCAGCCTTATCAGAGTTAAAATCCATTGTCATTGCTGAAAGGATAAAAGTCTCAAGAATCAAGGAAAAGAAATTCAGCTTAAAAAACCTTCTCTGA
- a CDS encoding septum formation protein Maf, translated as MNTHIILASSSPRKNSLLTETGLKFKTVPSNVDEKAKISESAEDFALRTAKEKALKASLKEKGIIIAADTVIKIDSSIIGKPKDGKDAVRILSRLSGRKHAVITGLAVYDTSTKRFYTKCVRTYVTMDTLSPEQIKSYVRTGEPLDKAGGYAIQGKGKFFIRKIDGCYFNVVGLPLNALSKLLNKAGCKKLF; from the coding sequence ATGAACACACATATTATTTTAGCTTCATCCTCACCGAGAAAAAATTCTCTGCTAACTGAAACAGGACTAAAATTTAAAACTGTACCATCCAATGTTGATGAAAAAGCAAAAATTTCAGAAAGTGCAGAGGATTTTGCTTTAAGAACAGCAAAAGAAAAAGCCTTAAAGGCTTCATTGAAAGAGAAGGGAATAATCATAGCTGCTGATACAGTGATTAAGATTGATAGTTCAATTATCGGGAAACCGAAAGACGGAAAAGATGCTGTAAGAATCCTCTCGCGTTTGAGCGGAAGAAAACATGCTGTGATAACAGGGCTTGCTGTTTATGATACTTCAACAAAAAGATTCTATACCAAATGTGTAAGGACATATGTGACAATGGATACACTGAGCCCTGAACAGATAAAATCCTATGTCAGAACAGGAGAACCGCTGGATAAAGCAGGCGGATATGCCATACAGGGCAAAGGGAAATTTTTTATTCGCAAAATCGACGGATGCTATTTTAATGTTGTTGGACTTCCCCTGAATGCCCTGTCAAAGCTTTTAAATAAAGCAGGATGCAAAAAACTCTTTTAA
- a CDS encoding YggU family protein, with amino-acid sequence MQKTLLKIKVTPRSSKNEVKELSDGVLRIRLTSPPTEGKANEHLVKFLAEIFNIKKSDIRIVSGFKSREKLVEISAKSIQIPTIKKV; translated from the coding sequence ATGCAAAAAACTCTTTTAAAAATAAAGGTTACTCCACGTTCTTCAAAAAATGAAGTAAAGGAACTTTCTGATGGCGTGCTAAGAATCCGCCTCACATCTCCTCCGACAGAAGGTAAGGCAAATGAGCATCTCGTAAAATTTCTGGCTGAAATTTTTAATATTAAAAAATCAGATATAAGAATTGTATCAGGTTTTAAATCACGGGAAAAACTGGTAGAAATCTCTGCAAAATCCATTCAGATACCAACAATAAAAAAAGTTTAA
- a CDS encoding S-methyl-5-thioribose-1-phosphate isomerase — protein MFKTVEWKNNFVRLIDQIRLPDKEVYVDCRNYEEVAQAIEKMIVRGAPAIGVTAAFGIALGAVKSKADTIGKFKAEFDKICYRLSITRPTAVNLFWAIDRMKEVFIKNSKCPPDEIKRLLLKEAKTVCEEDIKINKLIGMHGSKLINNGDTVLTHCNAGALATAGFGTALGVIRASVNDGKKIAVIADETRPFLQGARLTAWELLKDKIPVTLICDNMAGYFMSKGEISKVIVGADRIASNGDVANKIGTYTVAVLAKEHNIPFYVAAPISTIDPKMKNGKFIPIEERNPLEITTIKGKPIAPQKVRVKNPAFDVTPNCYISAIITEKGILRKPYSESIKKVLTRISSKKK, from the coding sequence ATGTTTAAGACCGTTGAATGGAAAAATAATTTTGTCAGATTAATTGACCAAATCAGGTTGCCTGACAAGGAGGTTTATGTTGACTGCAGAAACTATGAAGAAGTAGCTCAGGCAATAGAAAAAATGATAGTCAGGGGCGCTCCTGCAATCGGTGTGACAGCAGCTTTTGGAATCGCTCTCGGGGCAGTAAAATCAAAAGCAGACACTATAGGAAAATTTAAAGCAGAATTTGATAAAATCTGTTATCGTTTAAGCATTACAAGACCAACCGCAGTTAACCTTTTCTGGGCAATTGACAGGATGAAGGAAGTTTTCATCAAAAACAGCAAATGCCCGCCTGATGAAATTAAAAGGCTTCTTCTCAAAGAAGCAAAAACTGTTTGTGAAGAAGATATAAAGATTAACAAATTAATCGGAATGCACGGCAGCAAGCTGATAAACAACGGAGACACTGTCCTGACTCACTGCAATGCAGGCGCGCTTGCAACAGCAGGCTTTGGAACAGCCCTTGGTGTTATAAGGGCATCTGTTAATGACGGGAAAAAAATTGCGGTTATTGCTGATGAAACAAGACCGTTTTTGCAGGGAGCAAGGCTTACAGCATGGGAGCTTTTAAAGGATAAAATCCCTGTGACATTAATCTGCGATAATATGGCGGGTTATTTTATGAGCAAAGGAGAGATTTCAAAAGTCATTGTAGGAGCCGACAGGATAGCCTCAAACGGGGACGTAGCAAATAAAATAGGAACTTATACTGTGGCTGTTCTTGCAAAAGAACATAATATACCATTCTATGTGGCAGCACCAATATCAACCATTGACCCTAAAATGAAAAACGGAAAATTCATTCCGATTGAGGAAAGGAATCCTTTGGAGATAACTACAATCAAAGGAAAACCAATTGCACCTCAAAAGGTTAGAGTCAAAAACCCTGCCTTTGATGTTACTCCAAACTGCTATATCTCTGCAATCATAACTGAGAAAGGAATTTTAAGAAAACCGTATTCAGAAAGCATCAAAAAGGTTTTAACCCGCATAAGTTCTAAGAAGAAATAA
- a CDS encoding GNAT family N-acetyltransferase produces the protein MGKRVEGKIRSARISDVPTIQEIINFYAKKGKMIPRSLSEICESIRGFLVYEKGNEILGVCNLKVFWSNLGEICSLAVKKKAVGKGIGSKLIKKCLSDARKIEIKKVFALTYEPEFFKKKGFTVVDKSELPQKIWNDCMKCIKFPHCDEVALIKELDENEN, from the coding sequence ATGGGAAAGAGGGTTGAAGGGAAAATCAGGAGCGCAAGGATAAGCGATGTTCCTACAATACAGGAAATAATCAACTTTTATGCCAAAAAGGGGAAGATGATTCCCCGCTCTTTGAGTGAAATATGTGAAAGCATCAGGGGATTTTTAGTGTATGAGAAAGGGAATGAAATCCTTGGTGTCTGCAACCTGAAAGTTTTCTGGAGTAATCTTGGAGAGATATGCTCTTTAGCTGTTAAGAAAAAGGCTGTTGGAAAGGGAATCGGTTCAAAACTTATAAAAAAATGTCTTTCAGATGCAAGAAAAATTGAAATAAAAAAGGTTTTCGCTTTAACCTATGAACCGGAGTTTTTTAAGAAAAAAGGATTTACTGTAGTTGACAAATCAGAACTGCCGCAGAAAATCTGGAATGACTGTATGAAATGCATAAAATTTCCTCACTGTGATGAAGTCGCTCTGATTAAGGAATTGGATGAAAATGAAAATTGA
- a CDS encoding SsrA-binding protein, which yields MKNSNKSAEGIKIVCSNRKASHDYHIIEKIEAGIVLAGTEVKSLREGKANLKDSYALIKDEEIYLLNCHISPYSPGARENPPPARARKLLLHKKEIQRLIGKTREKGFTLVPLKIYFKKAHAKVELALVKGKKLYDKRRALKEKESKRELERAMKNR from the coding sequence ATGAAAAATTCCAATAAGTCTGCAGAAGGCATTAAAATTGTTTGCAGCAACAGAAAAGCATCACATGATTACCATATCATTGAAAAAATTGAAGCAGGCATAGTCTTAGCTGGAACAGAGGTAAAATCGCTGAGGGAAGGCAAGGCTAATCTGAAAGACAGCTATGCGCTGATAAAAGATGAAGAAATATACCTTTTGAACTGTCACATAAGCCCTTATTCTCCGGGGGCAAGGGAAAATCCTCCTCCAGCAAGGGCAAGGAAACTCCTTCTGCACAAAAAAGAGATACAGAGGCTGATAGGAAAAACCCGTGAAAAAGGATTCACTTTGGTTCCATTAAAGATTTATTTTAAAAAAGCACACGCCAAGGTTGAATTAGCGCTTGTAAAAGGGAAAAAGCTTTATGATAAAAGAAGGGCTTTAAAGGAAAAAGAATCAAAGCGTGAACTTGAAAGAGCAATGAAAAACAGATGA
- a CDS encoding glutamate racemase produces the protein MSAKDRKKPIGVFDSGIGGLTVLKQIMRLLPNENTIYLGDTARVPYGTKSQETVKKYSFQNIHFLLEKGVKLLVIACNTATAYSLDTARETFKIPIIGVIEPGAMAAVRESSIKRVGVIGTRGTIESSVYRKAIMSLNPEFSVFEKPCPLFVSLAEEGLIHDNITFMIADKYLASFKSKRIDTLVLGCTHYPLLKNIIQKSMGKSVNLIDSSIETAKVVKDILKKNTLENKVATKPYHRFFVTDTSSHFLKTAKLFLGKEIEHFVQVDL, from the coding sequence ATGAGCGCTAAGGATAGGAAAAAACCTATAGGAGTTTTTGACTCAGGAATTGGAGGGCTTACAGTCCTTAAACAGATAATGAGACTTTTGCCGAATGAAAATACTATTTATCTTGGGGACACAGCAAGAGTGCCTTATGGCACTAAGTCACAGGAAACAGTAAAAAAATATTCTTTTCAGAATATCCACTTCCTGCTTGAAAAAGGGGTAAAACTGCTGGTAATAGCCTGCAATACTGCCACTGCTTACAGTCTTGACACAGCCAGAGAAACTTTTAAAATTCCAATAATAGGAGTTATTGAGCCTGGCGCAATGGCAGCAGTAAGGGAAAGCAGTATTAAAAGAGTTGGTGTGATAGGAACACGAGGAACCATTGAAAGCTCTGTTTACAGAAAGGCAATCATGTCCCTTAACCCGGAATTTAGCGTGTTTGAAAAACCATGCCCCCTGTTTGTATCGCTTGCCGAGGAAGGACTAATCCATGACAATATAACTTTTATGATAGCTGACAAATATCTTGCATCTTTTAAAAGCAAAAGAATTGATACACTTGTGCTTGGGTGCACCCACTATCCTTTGCTCAAAAACATAATTCAGAAATCAATGGGAAAATCTGTAAATCTCATAGACTCAAGCATTGAAACAGCAAAGGTGGTAAAAGATATTCTAAAGAAAAACACTCTGGAGAATAAAGTTGCAACCAAACCTTATCACCGATTCTTTGTAACTGACACTTCATCCCATTTTTTAAAAACTGCAAAGCTCTTCCTCGGAAAAGAAATAGAGCATTTTGTTCAGGTAGATTTGTAG
- a CDS encoding ribonuclease PH — protein MVRHDGRKYDEMRKVEIKRRFLKNPSGSVLISLGETKVLCTATVEEKVPQFLENTGTGWITAEYSLLPGSTHTRTRREASAGKISGRTHEIQRLIGRSLRSIADLSLLGERTIWIDCDVLQADGGTRTASITGAYVALADAIETLLLKKAISRNPIKDQVAGISVGIVKGKKCLDLNYKEDSNADVDMNVIMTRSGKLVEVQATAEKNAFSKNDLDDLLSLARKGIFNLFDAQKKALSK, from the coding sequence ATCGTGAGACACGATGGACGCAAATATGACGAGATGAGAAAGGTAGAAATCAAAAGAAGGTTTTTAAAGAATCCTTCAGGCTCTGTGCTTATTTCCCTCGGAGAAACAAAAGTCCTCTGCACAGCAACAGTTGAAGAAAAAGTGCCGCAGTTTCTGGAAAATACAGGTACAGGATGGATAACAGCAGAGTATTCCCTTCTCCCGGGTTCAACACACACAAGGACAAGGCGTGAGGCTTCTGCAGGCAAAATCAGCGGAAGAACTCATGAGATACAGAGGCTGATTGGAAGGTCACTCCGTTCAATTGCAGACCTATCGCTCCTTGGAGAAAGGACAATATGGATTGACTGCGATGTGCTGCAGGCAGATGGCGGAACAAGGACAGCCTCAATAACAGGTGCCTATGTAGCGCTTGCTGATGCAATAGAGACATTGCTTTTAAAAAAAGCAATAAGCAGAAATCCTATAAAAGACCAGGTTGCCGGAATAAGTGTTGGTATAGTAAAAGGCAAAAAATGTCTGGATTTAAATTACAAGGAAGATTCAAATGCAGATGTTGACATGAATGTAATAATGACTCGGAGCGGAAAACTTGTTGAAGTTCAAGCAACCGCTGAAAAAAATGCTTTTTCCAAAAATGACCTTGATGACCTTTTGTCTTTAGCACGCAAGGGAATTTTTAATCTCTTTGATGCTCAGAAAAAAGCATTGAGTAAATAG
- a CDS encoding leucine--tRNA ligase, which yields MKYEPKSIEDKWQKIWEEEKLFAAKPDKTRKKYYVLEMFPYPSGKIHMGHVRNYVIGDVVARYKWKKGYNVLHPMGWDSFGLPAENAAIKHKIHPAKWTEENISYMRKQLKSLGLSYDWDREISTCREDYYKWCQWFFLKFYERGLAYQKESLVNWCDSCTTVLANEQVEDGKCWRCETEVTQKEMKQWFFKITHYAEELLSELDNLKGWPERVLIMQKNWIGKSYGAEIIFPVADSNLSVTVFTTRQDTVFGATFMSIAPENPVVKELVKGTEYEKPVSDFIEQVKKQSKITRTDITKEKEGIFTGRYCINPLTGWKMPIFVANFVLMDYGTGAVMAVPAHDQRDFDFAKKYNLPIKVVIQPPDKRLDSDTLEEAYTEEGILADSGKFSGMKNTEAMGLLIEYFEKKGVGEKRVNYRLKDWGISRQRYWGAPIPIIYCNSCGTVPVAEKDLPVLLPMDLNFDIIGDSPLKKSNEFLNTTCPRCRGIAKRETDTMDTFVDSSWYFSRYCTPDSESLPLEKQDLNYWMPVDQYIGGIEHAVLHLLYARFFTKVTRDLGFLDKGEPFINLLTQGMVIKDGAKMSKSKGNVVDPDDLIKKYGSDTVRLFCLFASPPEKDLDWSDEGVDGAFRFLNRVWRLVEQEGKSLPLSEKKILPETDKLSDSAKHILKKCHKTIKKVSVDIEDRFHFNTAIAAIMELVNSIYLIDEKELAGNDGLKNSYIFAIETVLLLLSPFAPHICEELWQRLGKSGSVFEQPWLCYDEKMLTEENVTIVIQINGKVRGKITVSVSASEEEIKEAAVNNEKIKEFLKNKKVVKSILVPKKLINIVVE from the coding sequence ATGAAATACGAACCAAAAAGCATAGAAGATAAATGGCAGAAAATTTGGGAAGAGGAAAAACTCTTTGCGGCAAAACCTGATAAAACCAGAAAAAAATATTATGTCCTTGAAATGTTCCCCTACCCTTCGGGGAAAATCCACATGGGGCATGTGAGAAACTACGTAATTGGTGATGTGGTTGCAAGGTACAAGTGGAAAAAGGGGTACAATGTCCTCCATCCCATGGGATGGGATTCCTTCGGACTTCCTGCAGAAAATGCAGCAATAAAACATAAGATTCATCCGGCAAAATGGACTGAAGAAAATATAAGTTACATGAGAAAACAGCTCAAAAGCCTTGGATTGAGCTATGACTGGGACAGAGAGATTTCAACATGCAGAGAAGATTACTATAAATGGTGTCAGTGGTTTTTCCTTAAGTTTTATGAGAGAGGGCTTGCATACCAGAAGGAATCTCTGGTGAACTGGTGTGATTCCTGCACAACCGTGCTTGCAAATGAGCAGGTAGAAGACGGAAAATGCTGGAGATGTGAAACCGAAGTGACCCAGAAGGAAATGAAACAGTGGTTCTTCAAAATTACCCACTACGCTGAAGAACTTCTTTCAGAACTTGATAACCTTAAAGGCTGGCCTGAAAGAGTCCTCATTATGCAGAAAAACTGGATAGGGAAAAGCTATGGCGCTGAAATAATATTCCCTGTTGCTGATTCAAACCTTTCAGTCACAGTTTTCACTACAAGGCAGGACACAGTCTTTGGCGCCACATTTATGAGCATTGCGCCTGAAAACCCGGTTGTGAAAGAGCTTGTCAAAGGAACAGAGTATGAAAAACCTGTCAGCGATTTCATAGAGCAGGTTAAAAAACAGAGCAAAATCACAAGAACTGATATAACAAAAGAAAAAGAAGGAATTTTTACAGGAAGGTACTGCATAAATCCCTTGACCGGCTGGAAGATGCCAATATTTGTGGCAAATTTTGTGTTAATGGATTACGGAACTGGCGCAGTTATGGCTGTTCCTGCCCACGACCAGAGGGATTTTGATTTTGCAAAAAAATATAACCTTCCAATTAAAGTCGTTATCCAGCCCCCTGACAAGAGGCTTGATTCAGACACTTTGGAAGAAGCCTATACTGAGGAAGGTATTCTGGCAGATTCCGGAAAATTTTCAGGAATGAAAAATACTGAAGCAATGGGTTTGCTTATAGAATATTTTGAGAAAAAAGGTGTAGGGGAAAAAAGAGTGAACTACAGGCTCAAGGACTGGGGAATCTCTAGGCAGAGATATTGGGGAGCCCCGATTCCAATAATCTATTGCAACTCATGCGGAACTGTCCCTGTTGCGGAAAAAGATCTGCCAGTGCTTCTTCCAATGGACCTGAACTTCGATATCATTGGAGATTCACCTCTTAAAAAAAGCAATGAGTTTCTGAACACAACCTGCCCAAGATGCAGGGGTATAGCAAAACGGGAAACAGATACAATGGATACATTTGTTGATTCATCCTGGTATTTTTCAAGATATTGTACTCCTGACAGTGAAAGCCTGCCGCTTGAAAAACAGGATTTGAATTACTGGATGCCTGTTGACCAGTACATAGGCGGCATTGAGCACGCAGTACTCCATCTTCTCTATGCAAGATTTTTCACCAAAGTTACAAGAGACTTAGGGTTTTTAGATAAAGGCGAACCCTTCATAAATCTTTTGACTCAGGGAATGGTCATAAAAGATGGGGCAAAGATGTCAAAATCAAAGGGGAATGTTGTTGACCCTGATGACCTTATAAAAAAATACGGTTCTGATACAGTAAGGCTCTTTTGCCTCTTTGCTTCCCCTCCTGAAAAGGACCTTGACTGGAGCGATGAGGGAGTTGACGGGGCTTTCAGGTTTTTGAACAGGGTATGGAGACTGGTTGAGCAGGAAGGGAAAAGCTTGCCTCTGTCTGAAAAAAAAATTCTGCCGGAAACAGACAAACTCTCTGATAGCGCCAAGCATATCCTGAAGAAATGCCATAAAACCATAAAAAAAGTATCTGTTGACATTGAAGACAGGTTCCACTTCAATACTGCAATTGCGGCAATAATGGAACTTGTTAACTCAATCTATCTGATAGATGAGAAAGAGCTTGCAGGGAATGATGGACTGAAAAATTCATATATTTTTGCCATTGAAACTGTGCTCTTGCTTCTTTCTCCGTTTGCGCCCCATATCTGCGAAGAGCTTTGGCAAAGGCTTGGAAAATCAGGAAGTGTATTTGAACAACCATGGCTCTGTTATGATGAAAAAATGCTGACAGAAGAAAATGTAACCATCGTAATACAGATTAATGGAAAGGTGCGTGGGAAAATAACAGTTTCTGTTTCAGCTTCTGAAGAAGAAATAAAAGAGGCTGCAGTTAATAATGAAAAAATTAAGGAATTTCTCAAAAACAAGAAAGTTGTAAAATCGATTCTGGTTCCAAAAAAGCTGATAAACATTGTAGTTGAATGA
- a CDS encoding 30S ribosomal protein S20, whose translation MANTKSAEKRIRQGIRRNTRNRMVKSGVKTAVKKILSAVEANDSENAKALLKKAIPVIDKAAAKRVFHKNTASRKISRITRRINALLNRQKEAAVKS comes from the coding sequence TTGGCAAATACAAAGTCAGCAGAAAAAAGAATCAGACAGGGCATAAGAAGAAATACAAGAAACAGGATGGTAAAATCCGGTGTAAAAACTGCAGTAAAAAAGATTCTGTCTGCGGTTGAAGCAAATGATTCAGAAAATGCAAAAGCCTTGCTGAAAAAGGCAATACCGGTTATTGATAAAGCAGCAGCAAAAAGGGTTTTTCATAAGAACACTGCATCAAGAAAGATTTCAAGGATTACAAGAAGGATTAATGCTCTGCTGAATAGACAAAAAGAAGCTGCTGTCAAAAGCTGA
- a CDS encoding Holliday junction DNA helicase RuvA: protein MRILGLDIGDRFIGVALSDESGIIASGLETIKRTRIEEDSRKLKELIDKHEVKEIVYGIPKNLYGGIGEQGEKTLKFIEHLKKSIDIQMNPWDERFTSKEAERVLIEKGIRREKRKQMRDRLSAVLILQGYLDSKKTYNL, encoded by the coding sequence ATGAGAATTCTTGGACTTGATATTGGGGACAGGTTTATAGGTGTGGCTTTAAGTGATGAATCAGGAATTATTGCCTCAGGGCTTGAAACCATAAAGAGGACAAGGATAGAAGAGGATTCAAGAAAGTTAAAAGAACTCATAGATAAGCATGAAGTAAAGGAGATTGTTTACGGGATTCCTAAGAACCTTTACGGCGGGATAGGAGAGCAGGGAGAAAAAACATTAAAATTCATAGAGCACCTTAAAAAATCTATAGATATTCAAATGAACCCATGGGATGAAAGGTTTACATCAAAAGAGGCTGAAAGAGTTCTTATTGAAAAAGGGATAAGAAGGGAAAAAAGAAAGCAAATGAGAGACAGGCTTTCAGCAGTTTTGATACTTCAGGGATATCTGGATTCAAAAAAAACTTATAACCTGTGA